The Metallosphaera hakonensis JCM 8857 = DSM 7519 genome includes the window CTCACGGGAGTATGGATTGATGATATGGAGCTCATTGAGGTCGATGATGCCCCTGTATAAAAATAGTTTTTCCCAAATTAACGAACCTGATACTTGATAAGAGTGTCTGATATGGGAGATGGAGATTCCTGATCCCCTGAACCTTACCACAGGAACTTTATCAAAACGCCAACTAATCACGATTCCTAAAAGTCCTTGTGAAGGAAATTTGGGTAAAAGCATTTTAATCACAACGATCTATCGCAATTAATGAAGGGACTTTCAGCATCAAGTCTAATTGTACTAGCCCTAAGCCTAGTGGTTCTAATAGTGGGAGGTGCAATAATGGGTCTTGCTATGACTTCTCACCACGTAGTGCACAAGACAACTACCTCAAGTTACATGACCAATTCCACTATGTCTGGATCGAGCTCAGGATCATCAAGTTCCGGCTCTCAGGGGTCAAGTTCATCTAGCTCAGGAAGTTCAGGATCCTATAGTTGGGGATAAGTTAATTCAGTTTTTTTGTTACTTTTTAAACATTCTCTAAAATAAGAGCTCATGCTAATCGTCACGAGGCTCCTTAAGATTACCTAGAGATCATCAAATAACTCGGTTCAAGAGATCGAGGGTTGACCTTCGAGGCGAATGAGGGAACAGGCCGAAGTCGGGAGACGAGGAGGAGAGGACAGCTAGGTGCAGGTTCCAAAAGAGGTTAAGGAAAAGTAGGAGACCTCATACACCTTGCCTCTAACAAAGCGAAGCGTGGTAGATAGTGACTTTTCTGCCACAGTCGTAGGTATTTCACGCCTCTCACAAACCATGGGGTTCGGGCTTCATTGAATTTTCATGAATTTCTATTTAATCCTCAGCCCTTGGACTTCACCTAAGTCGCGGGACATCGCCCCGTTCATCCCTCTCCGTCCCATTACGGTAGACCCCAACCCACACCCGTTCATGAATGTGGGGAAACCCGCACATCTTGCATAATATCTTGCTACCTTTCTGGAAAGTCCATCCACATCTGGTAGCAAGCTTTCTTAGAAATATTTTACGTACAAAGTATATAAATTTCACGGTTTATTGGTAACTGTTAGCGACGGCGTTTTAGGACTCTCATAGATGTATAAATAACGTCACTTTAACGTAAACTACCATCCTGATATCATCAAGTCTCTATGAGGTATTCTCCTGGTAAGTCTCACAAAGGATTATCTAGCCTTGAAGTATTTAACAACCATGACAAAGCTATCCCCCCACCAATGATGACTAAGCCCTCATGAAACCTCTTTAAACTAAAGCAAGGTTGTGAGTCAATGACCTTGGCCTCAAAGAACTAGCTGGGTTCAGTGAACTACCAACACCCTCAGGGAGAGGCCGTTGGAGAATGTTATGTCCACGTTGTAGGTACCCTTGGGAAGGGGTGAGGTATCAAAGGTCATCTCAACGTTGTTGTACCCAGGTGAGAGGCTCAGGGTGAGGGACCTCGCGACCCTAGGTCCACTCTGGGTGTAAAGGATAGCTGAAACCAAAGTCATTGGAGAGGCTGAATACAGGGTTAACCTAGTAACTCCGTTATCGTCTAAACTCCCAACTCCCACCTGATAGACCTGAGGTCCCCTTCCGGGAGATTGCCCGGGGAATTGGGGAGGCGTTAGAGGACCTGTGGATTGACCAGAATATCCTCCTTGAACCTTCCTTATGGCGTTACCCAATCCGAAGATGAGAAGGAAAGGAGCCACGAGATTCAAGTAAGGAATTATGGTGAGGATAGCCCCGACCTTGATTAGGCCTTCCCCGTAGATCGAGCCCACCTTGAAAAGTCCTATGATTACCATTATGGCTCCAACTAAGGCTATCAGTGCCCCAATCAGGATTAATATGACTCCTCCCACCAAGGGGCCCACGAGCGTGGGAGGAACAGGAGGATTTTGAAAAGCGGGAAGGGATCTAATTACGAAGAGCAGGATCGCCAAGGCCCCTATCACGAGTACGGGTAATGACACGATGTATAGCGTGGTTCCTGTAACTCCAACACCAACGTCTCTCCTTACCTGAAGTAGGTCTTTGAAGCCCGATCTCAGGATGATTAGGCTTGCCAACTGCAGGATAGCTCCAACAATTAGGAAGGGGATGATTAAACCGAATAATCTCGCTAACTCCCTCAACGGAGCTGTTGGAGGAGCGCCAGGTTGCTGTTGAATTGTGAGGGGAGTAATTTGTAAGAAAAAGTTAAGCGAGAGGGAGATCAAAATCGAGATCAAAGCAATTAGAGCGTAAATTCTCAACTTCCTGAGACCGCTTATCTCCAACTGAGACGACATATGTTTAATCGAAAACGACGTTCAAAAACTTTATCGTAATACAAAATGCGATCCCGTCAAATCACTTGATAACTGGGATAGAGACCGGATTCAAAGTTTCGGGTGATTCGGATTCTTCGTAAATTATAATTTAACAATAGTATAGATATAAAATGCTTACTTAGCAATTCCTCGTAAGCCATTTTAAATTTAGTCGGGATAAGGTTAAACTTACATTTAAATTAACATTTCATTAAACTAAGGAGAATATAATGAGATTAACGGGCATGTGAATTGGGGTTAGGATAGTCCTTCGTCTATTATAAATTCAGTTTATTTAAAGGATTATATGAATTTGATTGAATATTGTGGGATGGACTGTACGGGGATGCGGTCTTGGCAGACTACCTTCTTAGACCTGATTTATTCATAAATCACAAATTTATGAGAATCTTAATCGACATACAATCGGATTAGATGTGTCCCTTCCTTAATTACTTGAAATATTTATTTTACTGTTTGAAAGTGTGACACAGGATGGACAAGAAAATCTACGATGAAATAATCAAGCCCTTCGGTTCTTATGAAAGGTTTAGGAAAAGGGTAGACGACATTAAGGCTGAAATTGAAATCAGAAAGAGGACAGGTAAAACATCTGAAGAAATATTCTTGGAACTTTACGAGATATGGGAGATGGAGTACCTTAAGGCATTTAACGGGGATATAAAGAAAGCCAGGGAACATTTGATGAAGGTGAGGGAATGGAGGAGATCGCTGAGGCCTTACAGAGGTTAATAAAGGCGTTAGAGAAGGCCAATTGCATGTACGTGATAGTGGGTGGTTTAGTTGCAATTCACTATGGGAGGAATAGATTAACCCAAGATATCGACGTAGTCATAGATATTCAAGAGATGAGTCGGCTGGCCTCAGCACTTAAAAGTGAAGGTTTTGAATTTTCGGATCGCGATATATTGGAGGCTTTCAAGGAGAGGAGTAGGATTACCTTGTTTCTCCCTGAAGACGTCTTTTTCCATGTGGACTTGAAGTTTGCCGAGGATGAACTCGATTACGAAGTACTCAAGGGAAGGATTAGAGGAGAGCTACTGGGAGTTCCTTGCTGGATTGAGAGCGTGGAGGACATTGTATCGGCTAAACTTGTTTACGGTAGCAGTCAGGATGAAGAAGATGTGATCGCCATACTTTTAAATCATGGTTTAAATGAAATATTGAAAGAGAAGGTCAAGAGGTTTGGAGTTTACGAGAAGTTATGTGGAATAGCGGAAATGATCGGACTAAAATGCTGATCATTAGAGTGAG containing:
- a CDS encoding sulfocyanin, giving the protein MKGLSASSLIVLALSLVVLIVGGAIMGLAMTSHHVVHKTTTSSYMTNSTMSGSSSGSSSSGSQGSSSSSSGSSGSYSWG
- a CDS encoding DUF973 family protein, translating into MSSQLEISGLRKLRIYALIALISILISLSLNFFLQITPLTIQQQPGAPPTAPLRELARLFGLIIPFLIVGAILQLASLIILRSGFKDLLQVRRDVGVGVTGTTLYIVSLPVLVIGALAILLFVIRSLPAFQNPPVPPTLVGPLVGGVILILIGALIALVGAIMVIIGLFKVGSIYGEGLIKVGAILTIIPYLNLVAPFLLIFGLGNAIRKVQGGYSGQSTGPLTPPQFPGQSPGRGPQVYQVGVGSLDDNGVTRLTLYSASPMTLVSAILYTQSGPRVARSLTLSLSPGYNNVEMTFDTSPLPKGTYNVDITFSNGLSLRVLVVH
- a CDS encoding DUF6036 family nucleotidyltransferase, producing MEEIAEALQRLIKALEKANCMYVIVGGLVAIHYGRNRLTQDIDVVIDIQEMSRLASALKSEGFEFSDRDILEAFKERSRITLFLPEDVFFHVDLKFAEDELDYEVLKGRIRGELLGVPCWIESVEDIVSAKLVYGSSQDEEDVIAILLNHGLNEILKEKVKRFGVYEKLCGIAEMIGLKC